Genomic DNA from Patescibacteria group bacterium:
TGAAGTAAAAGCTTCTCGTGAACCGTTGGCACGAACATGAAACAGGCAAACCCAATCAACAAAACTGCTGAACCAATGTAAGCCTTTATCTTCAGGGGCGCGGTCGAAAACATCAGTACGATCAACAATGCTGAAGGGATCGCCACGAAGACTGCTTCGGTCTGCGACAAAAAACATGCGAGAAGACCAAAAACTGCGATGACGATTGCGGTTATTCGTCGATTCATCGCCAATGGATGGCCGAAGCACGAGGCATATACCACCGCCGCGGTCACGATGGGCGCGACGAACAGGCCGAGGGCATTTGGGAAGTCAAAGAAGCTCGTGGCCCGCAACTCGATGTCCCACGGCGCCGGGATGCCGAGGCCTGTTGCTCGCTGAACAAGGGCGAAGAGCGACAGAGCAACAACGGTCCCACCGAGTGCAAAGAAAGCGCGCTCCCAATCCTTTCTAGCGGTGAACGTGGAACGGAAGACGAAGAATAAGAGGAAAGGCTCGATGAAATAGGCCTTCCAGATACCGAGAGCGGCAAAGGTGTCAGGTTCGACAACCACCGCGAAACAAGAAGATGCAAGGAGGAGAAGCATCGGTACCCTATACGGTCCCAGCGAGCGAAGGAACTCGAGCATTCTCCCCTTCTCCTTGAAGAACCAGAAACCGAGTATTACGAGCACGAGACACTCGAGCAGTGTTGTCGGAACAGGACCGATCGAAAAACGAATCAAGTATGTAGGCAACAATGCCAAAAGAATTACGAGCGCGAGTTTGAAATCACGATAGGTAAGATATGCAAAAGAGAGAAGGACGAGAACGGCAAGAATCATCATAATTATCTACATTCCGCTCGAAGGATTCTCCGGCAGGAACAGTTTAGCAATAGCCTTTGGTCTTGGTCCGCCGAGTGCCATGACGGCAAGAACATACACGACGATGCCAGCGAAAACAGTAGCGGCAGTCAACAAGGGATTATCGAACTCCCCAACTTGGGACATGATCAAGCCGATAATTCCAGCCATCGCAGCCGTCGAAACAATCGCGCGGGCCGTCATCTTGAGGTTCGGCAGGCGCTTGGTAGCCTTCGACACGACAATGAACGCGAAAAGACCGATCAACGATTCTGAGAAAAGCGTCACCCAGGCTGCTGCCCAGGCGCCGTATACGGGAATGTAGAGGACGTAGCCCGTGATGGCAACCGCGGCCACAAAAAGATAGGCCAAGACCATGATCTTCTGCTTTTTTACGGCTACTACGGCGTGACCGTAAAGCGAGTTGAAAAACACCACGGCTGCAGCCGGACCGAGCACTGCCAAGACTTGGCCAGCAAGAATCAGATCTGGTTTTACTGCAGTCATAACTGGTACGCCGAGCATGATAGCGCCGACGGCAAATGGGATGGCGATCAAGGCGAAGATATCAAACGTGTGCTGAAGATTGCGATCAAATTTCTCTCGATTCTTTTCGCTCCAGGCTAGCGTCAAAATAGGTAGTATGAGTCCCATGAAGGTGACTGGAATCATCGTCATTACATCCACCACCTTATACGCTGAACCATATTGTCCGATCTCGATGAAACGACGAGCTGGGTCAAGCAGTACGGCCATGAATAAAATATCTCCCTTCAAATATAGGAGATTAAAGAAGATGGAAATTCCAATCGGCCAACTCCGTACAAGCACCTCGCGCCACACGTGCCACTGCATCCGAGGACGAAGTTTCACGTAACGCGCCGTACCTAAAAGCATGATGGCGAGCTGAACAAATCCGCCCACAAAAAATCCGAGCGAGGCTTCGAAAAGTGAGAGATGTAACGTGCCGGCGACAATCACCCAAGTAAGGGCGATAAGTCTGTTCAACATCTCCCCCATCACCGGCGCCGCCAGCTCGAGTCTTTTCTGAAACACGCCAATATACGTTGAACCGACTGACGCAAAGAAAGATGACCCCGTGGCGATGCATACCAAAAGTACCACTTCACGAACACCCGGAATAAAGATGGCCGTTATTGGCGCAATCGCCATAAAGGCCAAAGCCGAGATCACTCGCAGAGTCAGCAAGTTACCGAGAATCTTCTCCTCATCTGCTCCCCTTTCCGAAATCATCTGCGTCGTGGTCAACGTCAGACCGAAATCGACAATCACGCCAAAAATCGCCACATGAGTCATGGCGGTAGTCAGCAAACCGTAGCCCTCCGTCCCAAAATAATTGAGCAGTAAATAAAAGGTGGCTAGGCCAAAGATTGTTCCAAATAACTTGCCTCCAATCTGTAAGGCCGAATTCTTAGCGAGGGCTGACATATATGAGTAAGCATACCCCACCAAATATCTCTCGTAAAAAAAGCGACCGGCGCACAGTGGGTTTGAAACCCACCGCACACCGGCCATTACGAGTCACCTAGTCACAGGTACAGGTCTTGAACTCCGGGTGCCGAGCACAGTAGCCCGGCCGGTCGTTCTCCATCTGCACTTTGTCTGCCAGGCACAGGCTTTGTGCCTGTGACCGCGCAATCAGCGGGAGCCCTCCAGACGACAGGCTGTAAGTGTTCCGTCCGGAATCCGCTTCCAGCATGTTGTCCGTGTACGCGTGCAGGTTGCCCACCAGCTTACGCTGTCCGGCCTGGCTGAAGAACAAGGCAAAGAAGAGCGCCACACCAGCCATCCCCACAATGGCCTTCGGGGAACCGCCGAGCAGAGCAGTGATCAGGTCCTGCACGAGTACTGGCAGAATGTAACCATTGAAGTACTGAGCGACCGTCAGGATGGTCAGGAGAAAGAACCACGCCGCCACGAAGAGCCCCTTGTCCAGGACCACCTCACCGGTCATGGCCCAAAAAACGTTCACCGCAAGCCCAACGAGCGTCGCGCCCATTGAAACCTTCAGGTTGGCCGCCCGGGTCTCGCCCTGAACGGTCAGGTACTGCTTGTTCTGCCGTTCCTCGATCAGGTGGGCCGTGCTGGCTCCTGCCGAGGGTGAGGCTTCCTTAGCGTGACCATGAGCGTCTTTAGCGGCTGGCTTTGCTTTCGGCTCATCGTGAGCCGTGGGCAACACCACCTTCTTTCCGTCTTCGCCGACGTAGATGTCCTTCACCTGCACCGTCCACGGATCATCCACGAGGACGAAGAAGATGGAAGCCCAAACGGCGAAGAAGCTGACATCGCCCCAAAAGGCCAAGGGGCTGAAGCCCGGCCTAAGCCAGGTCGCCAGCACAATCACGCCAACCGTGAGGCTAGACGCTTTGAGGAGCTGACCGAAGGCCTGGGTCAAGCTGAACTTCTTCTTCTTTCCTTCCGAGCTGGTTCGACCAGTGCGGAAGGCGAGGTAAGCCACGACGCCAGTCACGCAGAGAGGGGCGCCCACAACGACGAGCGTCGCAATAGCCGCCACCCACCACCATTTGCCGGTAGACGGAGCAACCTTGGCCGGCACACTGGCCGGAGCGCCAAAGATGGTGTGTTTGGCCCACTCCACCTTGGCCTTCATGCCGTTGGTCACCACGTTGTCATCAATCCAGTCCTTCATCTCGAGCGAAGCCTGCTCAGCCATCGGGACGTTCTTGAACCCTTCGTCGAGCGCTGCCTCCAGAAACGGAGCCAACTCATCGAGCACACCGTGCAGGAACATGGTGGACTCTTCCCGCTCGGCCTTGCTCGGCCGAGCAGTCGGATCAGGATCGATCACTCGGGTCAAACGGACCGCGTGATCGTGCGCCAGGTCGGCACGCGCCTCAGTCATGTCCGGCAATTTGCCGTACGGCTGAGCGCCTTCCGTCAAGGCCAGAATGGCCCGGCGGAGCTGACGCCGCTCTTTGGGGCGTTCAATGATCTCTTCCTGCTCGTTGTTACGGAGCATGAAGATCTCAGTCCACGCCAGGAGGGCGCGCTTCTGGCCTTCCTTCAGAACCACCGGCTTGGGCAGTTCAGGAGTCTTGGCCGGATCAGGGGTAGCAGATGCAGTAGACATTGATGTTTCCTCCAGGGGCAGGCTTGCCCCAATTCAGTTGTTTTTCGGTTGTAAAAGGACAAATGAGTTTAACTGAAACGACCAAGAAAGTCAATGGTTTAAGGTATTAGATTTCATGTTTTATTGGTCTTTTTCACTAAAAACATTGACAAAACCCCTTTTTTATGCTATTATTGTTAGTTGAGTAACGATCGGGGAAGGTCCCTGAAACGTGCTCAGACGCTTGAGAAAACCCAATGTGAGGTGACTAATGTTGACCCTTATCCTGTCCTTGTTCGTTTCCAGCGCCAACGCTGGTGACTCCGTCTACGTCCCCCGCGCCACGCTCGGCAGTCGCCCGGCGGTGGTCAGCGTGTGCCCGGACGGCGTGAGTGTGGTCGGGCGCATCCGCGCCGGCACCATGCTCCCGTACGCGGAGCTGTGCGCTGATCACCAGGAGGCCATGGCGAGCATCGCCACGGACCGCGCCCTGGTGGACGGCCAGGTCGACGTTGATCGCATCGACGCGGTCACGCGCCGCCAGGAAGTCGAAAGTGACCGCACGATCGGCGTGATCGACGCCAACACCCGGCGCGAGGTGTCCCTCCAGGGCATCGAGCACGGCGTGGCGACCTACGCCCGCGGTGACATGGTGGTCACGGGTGACAAGCCCGCCGCCATTGCCGCGGAGTTTGACAACCTGCCGGCCGGCGGTGGCTACAGCTTCTACGATCGCCGGGTCGGACAGTCGTTTACGGCGTTCGACACGCTGAACGCACTGGACGGCAACGGCGGGTACTCCGGTGGCCTGGTCGGACAGACGACGCAGTCGACCTCGTCGACCAGCGCCACCACCGCGACGGTGAACTCGACCGAGCTCCAATCCGAC
This window encodes:
- a CDS encoding O-antigen ligase family protein, whose protein sequence is MMILAVLVLLSFAYLTYRDFKLALVILLALLPTYLIRFSIGPVPTTLLECLVLVILGFWFFKEKGRMLEFLRSLGPYRVPMLLLLASSCFAVVVEPDTFAALGIWKAYFIEPFLLFFVFRSTFTARKDWERAFFALGGTVVALSLFALVQRATGLGIPAPWDIELRATSFFDFPNALGLFVAPIVTAAVVYASCFGHPLAMNRRITAIVIAVFGLLACFLSQTEAVFVAIPSALLIVLMFSTAPLKIKAYIGSAVLLIGFACFMFVPTVHEKLLLQDISGQARLAQWHETTTYLKSHWLTGAGLAGYPTAIKPYHDGRIFEIFQYPHNILLNFWVELGLLGVIALLGFIVSTSRVTLMRRGDVFTLMAFGALATMVIHGLVDVPFFKNDLAILTVAMLAMTLAPPPTPPWKGGE
- a CDS encoding flippase, whose translation is MSALAKNSALQIGGKLFGTIFGLATFYLLLNYFGTEGYGLLTTAMTHVAIFGVIVDFGLTLTTTQMISERGADEEKILGNLLTLRVISALAFMAIAPITAIFIPGVREVVLLVCIATGSSFFASVGSTYIGVFQKRLELAAPVMGEMLNRLIALTWVIVAGTLHLSLFEASLGFFVGGFVQLAIMLLGTARYVKLRPRMQWHVWREVLVRSWPIGISIFFNLLYLKGDILFMAVLLDPARRFIEIGQYGSAYKVVDVMTMIPVTFMGLILPILTLAWSEKNREKFDRNLQHTFDIFALIAIPFAVGAIMLGVPVMTAVKPDLILAGQVLAVLGPAAAVVFFNSLYGHAVVAVKKQKIMVLAYLFVAAVAITGYVLYIPVYGAWAAAWVTLFSESLIGLFAFIVVSKATKRLPNLKMTARAIVSTAAMAGIIGLIMSQVGEFDNPLLTAATVFAGIVVYVLAVMALGGPRPKAIAKLFLPENPSSGM